The Maniola hyperantus chromosome 2, iAphHyp1.2, whole genome shotgun sequence genome includes a region encoding these proteins:
- the LOC117992170 gene encoding uncharacterized protein, translating to MAAIELPFEVLVYLFKYLPSSDRKSASETCRSWYLAANDYCFLKEKMLVFFKADLNGESSPLQVIENSIIPYENFLFSDVEISNKINSFWNKIGENIKSLTIRKCDVHEKIINYVLQRCTNLEVLNIQTCKELFMSGCLLEKTDDWLHNSFKNLKSLNLSENKYITDALFYRFVKAAPELNDLCLSLCPLQFHGGFIKKFYSNTNNIFETPSECVFTFYFVMQIITARAKKIRSLVFSNTLIDGAALKCLAEIEDLKLDSLQLNTCDQLTNAGIIALTTHQKSLRELNIALCTRVTDQSLKYICDNLINLEYLNIQRCRAVSNLGISEIHKLKKLKRLNISQCELITREGIEQGLCREENLILEQLDVNSLNLHQNGVIMISEKLPNLTYLDLSFCFNAVTDTSIQVIFKNQVLLRTLKITYCDKVSDAGLTGMGKVEAEGDDEGPVMSNYNEMGTPNKIHLGSRAEEEIVRDARRKRDVLRMCEKLTTDSYTGYSLARLKSLRKLNLSGCNRMTDVSLTYAFAFKELQSLDLSRCQQITVDGVKHLVRNCPSIEYLNLNDCYNLKDDAVIEIVKGLRRLQHLKLRGCNQLTNKSLEAIRDHCKILKVLDIQGCHNISAELACAIGSLPTLHTVLMLKPGTCYITDGVKNRAPVPPSMTSLLRKLRL from the exons ATGGCAGCTATAGAACTTCCGTTTGAG GTTTTGGTAtaccttttcaaatatttaccaAGCTCTGACAGAAAATCAGCAAGTGAAACATGCCGGTCATGGTATTTAGCTGCAAATGATTATTGCTTTTTAAAGGAAAAAATGCTTGTGTTTTTCAAAGCAGATTTGAATGGAGAGTCTTCACCGCTGCAAGTTATAGAAAATTCTATTATACCCTATGAAAACTTTCTATTCAGTGATGTTGAAATATCTAACAAAATCAACAGTTTTTGGAATAAAATAGGGGagaatataaagagtttaaCTATACGGAAGTGTGACgtacatgaaaaaataataaattatgtcttACAAAGATGTACCAACCTCGAGGTACTGAATATACAAACTTGTAAAGAACTCTTTATGTCCGGATGTTTATTAGAAAAGACAGATGACTGGTTACACAATAGCTTTAAAAACTTGAAAAGTTTGAACCTGTCTGAAAACAAGTACATTACTGATGCATTATTTTATAGATTTGTTAAGGCAGCACCAGAATTAAATGATTTATGTTTATCCTTATGCCCTTTGCAATTTCATGGTGGCTtcataaaaaagttttattcaaatacaaacaATATTTTCGAAACACCTTCCGAATGtgttttcacattttattttgtgatgCAAATTATAACTGCCAGAGCGAAAAAAATTCGAAGTTTGGTGTTTTCTAATACACTCATCGATGGAGCTGCGCTAAAGTGTTTAGCAGAAATTGAAGATCTCAAACTTGATTCTCTGCAATTGAATACATGTGATCAGCTCACGAATGCGGGAATCATTGCACTAACAACACACCAGAAATCGCTAAGAGAACTCAATATCGCTTTATGCACAAGGGTGACTGACCAATCCCTAAAGTACATCTGTGATAATCTAATCAATTTGGAGTACCTGAATATACAAAGATGTAGAGCCGTTTCAAATTTAGGGATATCCGAAATACACAAATTGAAAAAGCTGAAAAGATTAAACATTTCCCAGTGTGAACTTATTACTAGAGAAGGCATAGAGCAAGGTCTGTGCCGagaagaaaatttaattttagaacaGTTAGATGTAAATTCTCTAAATTTACATCAGAACGGTGTCATAATGATCTCTGAAAAACTACCAAACCTGACTTACCTAGATTTAAGTTTCTGCTTTAATGCGGTAACTGATACTTCAATACAAGTGATTTTTAAGAACCAAGTACTTTTAAGGACATTGAAAATCACTTACTGTGATAAAGTTTCTGATGCTGGCTTGACTGGCATGGGTAAGGTGGAAGCGGAAGGTGACGACGAAGGACCTGTGATGTCGAATTACAATGAAATGGGCACACCCAATAAAATACATCTGGGATCTAGAGCAGAGGAAGAGATTGTTCGTGATGCGCGAAGAAAACGTGATGTATTGAGAATGTGTGAAAAATTAACTACGGATTCTTACACTGGATACTCCTTGGCTCGGCTAAAGTCTCTCAGGAAACTAAACCTCAGTGGATGTAATAGAATGACCGATGTCAGCCTCACATATGCCTTCGCTTTCAAAGAGCTGCAAAGCTTAGATTTGAGTAGATGTCAACAAATCACGGTTGATGGAGTGAAACATCTAGTCAGAAATTGTCCAAGTATCGAATATCTCAATTTAAATGATTGCTACAACTTAAAAGATGATGCTGTGATAGAAATAGTAAAAGGGTTGAGAAGATTACAACATCTTAAGTTAAGG GGTTGCAATCAGCTTACAAACAAGTCATTGGAAGCAATACGGGACCACTGCAAAATCCTCAAAGTGCTGGACATCCAGGGCTGCCACAACATCTCTGCTGAACTTGCTTGCGCGATCGGATCTCTGCCTACTCTGCACACAGTACTGATGCTAAAGCCGGGGACATGTTACATCACAGACGGAGTGAAGAACAGAGCGCCAGTACCTCCAAGCATGACGTCTTTACTAAGAAAGCTACGGCTATGA